In Silene latifolia isolate original U9 population chromosome 3, ASM4854445v1, whole genome shotgun sequence, a single window of DNA contains:
- the LOC141646997 gene encoding histone H3.2: MARTKQTARKSTGGKAPRKQLATKAARKSAPATGGVKKPHRFRPGTVALREIRKYQKSTELLIRKLPFQRLVREIAQDFKTDLRFQSSAVAALQEAAEAYLVGLFEDTNLCAIHAKRVTIMPKDIQLARRIRGERA; the protein is encoded by the coding sequence ATGGCACGAACAAAACAAACCGCTAGAAAATCCACCGGAGGAAAAGCTCCAAGAAAGCAACTCGCTACCAAAGCCGCTCGCAAATCCGCCCCAGCAACCGGAGGAGTGAAGAAACCTCACCGGTTCAGACCGGGAACCGTGGCATTGCGTGAAATCAGGAAGTACCAAAAGAGTACTGAGCTGTTGATCAGGAAGCTGCCATTCCAGAGACTAGTGAGAGAGATTGCTCAAGATTTCAAGACCGATTTACGGTTCCAGAGCTCGGCTGTTGCTGCGCTGCAAGAGGCGGCGGAAGCGTATTTGGTTGGGTTGTTTGAGGATACTAATCTTTGTGCTATTCATGCTAAGAGGGTTACTATTATGCCTAAGGATATTCAGCTTGCTAGGAGGATTAGGGGTGAAAGGGCTTAG
- the LOC141646996 gene encoding uncharacterized protein LOC141646996 yields the protein MRFIKSLHGVRLNKFSPNSISPSNNVDLGLRLELGFSTGNCDYHHYRSIVTSCRAVLLPRFGGPEVLELRDNVSVPDLKSNEVLIRARAVSVNPLDLRMRAGYGRSLFKPLLPLILGRDVSGEVAAVGNSVRSFSIGEKVFGALHPTAVRGTYTDYAILSSEEVAKLPANMSHVDACAIPFAALTAWRALRSTARITSGQRVLIIGGGGAVGFSAIQLSVAVGCHVTTTVGRVTIERVLAAGAEKAIDYENEDAEVAIKGHFDAVLDTIGVPETERLGVNVLRRGGHYMTLQGEAASLSDHYGLAIGLPMASALLLKKQIQYRSSHGIEYWWTYMRADSEGLHEIQRLVELGKLKVPVEKTFPFVQVREAHEAKDKRIIPGKVVLEFD from the exons ATGCGGTTTATTAAATCATTGCATGGCGTCAGATTGAACAAATTCTCCCCTAATTCAATTTCTCCGTCGAACAACGTCGATTTAGGGTTAAGGTTAGAGTTAGGGTTTAGTACTGGAAATTGCGATTATCATCATTATAGGAGTATTGTGACGAGCTGTAGAGCGGTTTTGTTGCCTCGTTTTGGCGGTCCGGAAGTTCTTGAGCTTCGTGATAATGTCAGTGTTCCTGATCTTAAGTCTAATGAGGTCTTGATTCGTGCGCGCGCTGTTTCCGTTAACCCTCTTGACCTTCGT ATGCGAGCAGGCTATGGGAGATCATTGTTTAAGCCTCTTCTCCCCCTCATTCTGGGCCGCGATGTTAGTGGAGAAGTAGCAGCTGTTGGAAATTCAGTTCGGTCATTCAGTATCGGGGAAAAAGTATTTGGAGCCCTGCATCCAACAGCTGTCAGAGGCACATACACTGACTATGCTATCCTCTCATCCGAAGAAGTCGCAAAATTGCCAGCTAACATGTCCCATGTG GATGCGTGTGCTATTCCGTTTGCTGCGCTTACTGCCTGGCGTGCTCTTAGAAGTACTGCAAGGATAACCTCAGG GCAAAGAGTGTTAATAATCGGTGGTGGAGGGGCGGTTGGCTTTTCTGCCATTCAACTTTCTGTAGCAGTAGGTTGCCATGTGACAACTACTGTTGGCAGGGTCACCATTGAACGGGTTTTGGCAGCTGGTGCCGAGAAAGCTATCGATTATGAAAATGAG GATGCTGAAGTAGCAATTAAGGGTCATTTCGATGCTGTTTTGGATACCATTGGTGTTCCAGAGACTGAAAGATTAGGCGTCAATGTGTTGAGGCGAGGTGGACATTACATGACTCTACAG GGAGAGGCAGCATCATTGTCTGATCATTATGGTTTAGCTATTGGTCTTCCTATGGCTTCAGCCCTTCTGTTGAAGAAACAAATTCAATATCGATCTTCTCATGGAATAG AGTATTGGTGGACATATATGAGAGCTGATTCCGAAGGTTTACATGAGATCCAAAGACTTGTTGAACTCGGAAAGCTTAAAGTACCAGTAGAGAAGACATTTCCGTTTGTACAAGTGAGAGAAGCTCATGAGGCAAAAGACAAAAGGATCATCCCTGGTAAAGTAGTCCTGGAATTCGACTAA